In Mytilus trossulus isolate FHL-02 chromosome 10, PNRI_Mtr1.1.1.hap1, whole genome shotgun sequence, the DNA window caattattaaaccagggatatcgttacccaaaattacttaaaacctttactaaatttttccatagatataaagatttggttttgaagtttggttgtacctgtagaaaacttatttcaaacgggatagcacatcctcctTTTTACGGAAATTTTGTTatccgtgcccggaaatttagaaatgatccatgtaaacttgtcgctactttaaataaacttattctaaaaggttacctattcaacactgtaataagatcattgaatattgtttttattggtataaatattgattttgttatcagtaaattaaaagctaactaaatattactagtatgttatatgcatatacatattcatggatctacaatctgtcgatacctgtaacttggcattgcacaaggtcatgtttttctcaagctgtttatgacgtctttacactaaatccattggatgttgaatgtgtacggattgatagtttagtcttagatgcatgatttttttataagttgttagtggctttgaactagctgtcagataactgcgagtactatTAGATCTGTTCactgtgtctttttgtgtcgggatgtataagtaccgggccacgtccacttgtatttttgtccatctgatgagttaagcctttttcaactgatttttataggtcgttcttatgttgtactgttataccactgtcccaggttagggggagggttgggatcccgctaacatgtttaaccccgccacattatttatgtatgtgcctgtcccaagtcaggagcctgtaattcagtggttgtcgtttgtttatgtgttacatatttgtttttcgttcatttttttacaaaaataaggccgtttgttttctcgtttaaattgttttacattgtcttatcggggccttttatagctgactatgcggtatgggctttgctcattgttgaaggccgtacggtgacctatagttgttaatgtctgtgtcattttggtcttgtgtggatagttgtctcattggcaatcataccacatcttcttttttatatactttataggTGTGGTCATTGTCAGAATTCTGATTTTTATTTCTGGGAGTATTATAAGGTATGGAGGGTACATGGTTTGTCCGGCTTATTAGCTTTGCATTTTATAAGGATTATGTTATCCTAAAAAGTcctaaaaacaaaattcataaaataaaggGTTTTTGCAGAACAACTATTTTTCAAGGAGTTTTGCCATTGGAAATATGAATTATATCCGTCCGTTAGTGTTATAAACCATCTTACCGTTAACATTGCCATACAAGTAGGGGGTTTGGCTATCtatgaaaccaggtttaacccatgcaccatttgttcttaaaatgtcctgtaccaagtcaggtatatgTCAGTTGTTGTCAAATAGTCCATTTCTATGCATTTTGGCGTTTGTTTATGTTGCACAATTCAGTGTTTCTGATGTTCCGTAGTTTCCTCTTATAGAGGGGGGAGGGGGAGGAACTTTACCGGGACACCGGGATCGGTTGTTTTTAAGCTCGgaattgaccctttcgggatccgggaattcgttttttcgaatttcgggtggaggatttttttttttaattcgggatcaggacccctcctaccccctcCCCCTCTTATAGGTGATGTGTTTTctcgggttttttttaaacccagattaaggactttctgttgtttttgttgacCATCAGTTCTTTGGTGACGACGTTTGTTTTGATTCAGCAAAAGTAAAAACCCACACATAGAACATAAGTTATATTCAGGGAAAATCAAGAATGACGAAAGGAGAGTGGCCTTTTGAATATCACGAACCGATCATCTGCGATAAAGACATCAACGTATCAGTTAACAAATTATTGTGttgataataaaacaaataattgattAGCTTTTTtaaggactttcctttttgaattttcctcggagttcagtatttttgtgattatatttttaacaagaaatatattaatttacattGTGATGCTGCTAAAAGGTTGATGCATGAGGCAAAATGAAATCAGTGCAGCATCGATTGctggtgaaaaaaaaatcggtcGTATTAGCTGAGTTGCTTTCACAtccataattttatattttgcaataCATAATTTCAGTATGTGAAGTAGAATAACATTCATAGCACTCAGTGTTTATCTCACTCAGTGATTGTATCAAAAAGACTTCCAAGAAAAATGTGATCTCCGAATGTACAGAGGACTTAAAGTGTTACTTTACAATTAAACTCATTAAACATTCTGGTAAAAGGGCCCAACGCGTTGGTGATCTTCATTATCTCCCATCTTTCATAATATCATGCAAACAGTTAGTTAATTAATAGATAAACATTACATCAAAAGGAATTTGGTTAAACTTTCCGTCTCCTATGTTTAAGGAGGGTTCAAAGTgccagtttgatattcaaaatatatagtgaaaacctagaATATAGTGAGACCGTTTTGAGACCCCCTGATTTATCGATGTCCATAAAACTGCATCGGGGAGGTCTAGCCATCGCTTTGTGCCTTTTAACCTGATTGTTGGACAATATTTAGCTGAAAAACAAGAGAACCCAAATTACTTTTGGtgtcatttacatttatatattgacTTACTATCTGCACAACtctattattatataaaattaggAGACACAGGGAGGTATCGCCCTGTGGTTGACCTTTAATACCTGAATTTTCGACGATTTTTTGCCGAAAAGggatatttgtattttgtctttccattagaaaatataatatatattttcaaatgttacaAGAgtggttgtttgtttttgttacctCACATAGCATATGTTAAGGTgcatttttaattgcattttatGATAACAATcttaatttaataaatcaatatGCGATCTCCATGAAGGTATTTATTTTTAGGACAACGAGAATTTACGACAGCTTAAAGGGGCTACACACGATTTCTTACCTAtcgttttactttttattcacgACAAGCATGTTATTGGATTTAATggtattgaaatttaaatttgtaaagttttcaactaagaaatttgaatatcgaacCCATTGCTAGCTAtcggttggatattgaataaCGAATAACGCGGCCACTaagtaaactaaaaatacatgtGTTTATGGAAAACCATGGGTTTTaatgtttctaatttttataaaatgaattgtTCAGCTACAGCTATAGTGTGCTGTATTATtcatgaaatacaaatttttggcaaacaggtgaaccacgaattgaAATATTCACCAAGGTACAAATTGTCTATCGACCTGAATGCAGACTTTGTCAACCAAAGTTTGTACCAAAACAATCTTATTGACACTGGAATcataaaagttgaaaagcaaAATAGAATTCGAAGTTGAAACGCATATTAAGGGCCAAAAACTCCAAAAGGTTAAActggtataccgctgttcaatagtcataaatccaTTGCAAGGGAAAAAAATCTGGgctacaaactaaaacagagAAAATCACATCGACCATAAGAGGAAAACATCGGAACATCAGAAACActtaagtgcaacaaaaactaacgccaatgcaacatacatagaaacgaactatttgataacagctgccatattcctgacttgatataggtcattttaagaaaaaatggtggacTGAACCTGATATTATTGCTAGCCAAACTTCGCGGTGAATGGTCATTGAAATAATACTGCTAATTTCAACATTACTTGACAGGAACCCAGTACAGATAAATACAAGAACACACAGGACAGAGAAATTAcatcaataaataatacaatagtATATTTGGACAAACGCAGTTAAGGTAAATAACATTTAACAAAAGTTATGAAATGGTTGAGCATATCTTTCTCTTCTTTAGAAAGAACGGTTTAAGCATTGTAAAGTGAATTAGtgtaacaaaaataccgaactgaaaagtaaattaaaaaaaccgggacaaaatcaacaaattgaGCGAATGgcaaacaactgtcatattcttgacttggtacatacaTTTATCGTAACCCTTTTATAGCACCTACCACACATTAATGTacaatatattgtttatcaatATTGTCTGCTGTTTTGATGGtttctatcaaattaataatGTACTTGTAGTGCTCTTTTTCAGTTTAAGTAGAAAATATAACCTTGTATCTAATCCATCTCAATCATATTCTCTCGTGACAAAATTCTTCGTTATTGCCGCTATTCTGTCAATTATAATGAAATCTAAAATGAAAAGATAACCTCTTCAAGAGCTAAAGTCATCATTTCGGTTTTACGGACGTTATcattacggggcgccgaatgggactcttgtgttTTTGTActcgaaattcaattttgtacggacaaaagtgacttttgtgcaacaaaaatgagttcagtttaacaaaatttgtaagatactacaaatttaaaatgttgtcatacaaaattatctttcagtggacaaaagtcactttcgtcatgacaaaattcatttttgttaaacaaacttgacttttgttacctattttgaaaattaggcgacaaaagtcaattttgtatgcaaattagtttagtttggattCTATGAAccaatttgcatacaaaatcgacttttgttactcAAAATTGCCTTTTGTGAGACaatgacttttgtgagacaaaattgacaaaattcaattttgtctcacaaaattgagacaaaattcaattttgtctaacagaagtaacaaaattcaattttgtcaattttgtctcacaaaagtcaattttgtctcacaaaagtaaatttttgtctcacaaaagtaaatttttgtctcacaaaagtcaatttttgtctcacaaaagtcaattttgtcgtcacaaaaatgaattttgtcgtcacaaaattgacttttttgaGACAAAagtgacaaaattgaattttgttcaattttgtctcacaaaattgagacaaaatcattttgtctcacaaaagtgaattttgttgtcacaaaaatgaattttgtcgcacaaaattgaattttgtcttcacaaaattgacttttgcgagacaaaattgacaaaattgaattttgtctcacaaaagtcagtTTTGTCTCACAAGtctcaattttgtctcacaaaactcaattttgtcccacacaattgacttttgtgttttaatttccatatcaggtaaaaaagtcacaattttgtatgcaaataagacttagtttatatttgcatacctttttgacaaaattgacttttgtcataacaaaaatgaattttgtctacaaaaatgaattttgtcatcacaaaatcgaattttgtctacaaaaatgaattttgtcatcacaaaattgaagttctcataaAAGAAGTCTgtatcacatagttttgtaagacaaaaacgattttgttatgacagaattgaattttgtacaaaaccacaagagtcccattcggcgccccgtaatcATGGCATCGGTAATCGTTATGAAACACTTTTTTAATAGATGACCCTGCATGGCTATGTTCCACTCGTAGCCACAATCCATTTATCTTTGTGAAATAATGTGATGTATATCCAaatcactggtattaaagagataatagtaactgcaattacgattatcccaatatggcgagccgacggtagatataggtaaaatctttacactcgtttttctcaaatgtagcatgtatttgtcaatagttactcagctgcaaggtttatctataccatttcatcatatttgaatcgtaacagTGCACTGCaattgtctaagcgctgtgaaaatagccgttgaaaaattcgggatgataatcgttactgggaaaaaagataatcgtaattatggtatctaaaaataaaaaagataatcgtaactggaaactgttttattgatattgacactaaaaacgTAAATCTGATagcatattatgaaattatggcGATGAATTATTTACGAAACATACCAACATCTcatgacatttctttttatgcatatataattaatagttcttatgaaaacagctacatactagtatatcataaaattggaaGGGTGAACAAGAAATTTGGAAATGGGAAATCACGAACTTTgttaatttacagaaatttcCAAACACTAGGTATGCCACAAAATATGTGAATGAGCGATGGAAATTATGATACATGACAACAATTGTCAGGCGACACACGCATGTGTCACCTTATATCAGGTTTCTGATTAAGacagtaaacaaaaattatgctATTTCTGCCCCGGGAAGCCACTGCTGGTTTAATTCTAGAACATACCCTATTATGCCATAACGAAGTAGGAAAGACATTTAGTATTCGTAAAAACCCGTTTGACGAGAAATTAGTTGCTACAGTTTTCATGTCACTTCGATCATTTTTCATGGATGATATCACAACTTAAAAGTTATGATGTACAAGGGATAACTTTGAAAAgtgttttacagtgtcatttcggagtcttttacagctgactatgcggaatggggtttgttcattgttgaagaccgtacggtgacctatgtttGTTAATGATGAGTCCTGTCGGTCTCtcgtggaaagttgtctcattggcaaacataccacatcttcttatttatattggcTACTTCATGACTGTCACTAAAATTTCAGTATCTcagatataaactataaaaacaaaatttaattttgaattatgataatatgacatccttaaaacatttaaggcTATATAAGACTAGAGAAAGATTGTCCCTACATGGGATTCTTTGTGTATTATGAAATTAAGTAACGTGGAGTTCATTGACAAACATGGATTTGTGTTCTTTTATAGTTTGGCCAAAAGCccgaaaatcaagaaataaaattgatgtggctttaaattttcttacaaGAAATACTTATTCAAAGAATGACTGCAAAGTTGAGAATTAAATAACGCATATTCCggaaaataagaaacaaacttattaaaaattcataaatactcGGTATATGAAAAGTATGCTGCATACATATGCATGGAAGATAttgtagagaaaaatattgaaggtactaaacaaggaacatttttgtatttgcatgcTTGCCCTATAATTAGTACTTTTccattaaatgaaaacaaaaattagccttacctaattttcatgcatttttctgaagcacaaaatatttgtttcaaaatctataaaaatctttGTAACCGACTGTGATGATCTACATGTTATGCCCTTAGatgtaatttatcaatatacatttttgtgtttttttttcgtctGTCAAATGCTTCGTAAGACTATAGGTAAGgtaattaataacaaaaaacaaaagtcacaacaaacaaaagtaacaataaacaaaagtaacaataaacaaaagtaacaataaacaaaagtaaaaaaacccaaacaaaagTGACAATAAACAATAGTAACAATAAACTGGTAACTATTCTAGATCCTTTACCATTGCACTGTTAAAAGAAACGTCATAAAATACTTGAGTAtaatttgatcaaaacatttgaacttaattttttaaatcatatattatatcagtTTAACACATGACAGAGGCAAAatccctttgatcttactgtGGTATAATCTGGATAATGCACGGGTCAGGTGTGCATTAACTACTTCAATTATTGCACAGGTCACGTCCTTGACAGATGTTTATTGTACAGTACTTTACGTTTATTGATTCCATTGCTACtacagatatttgtttttctccattttgtaagaaatatCAAGtggatacatgtatctatactCGGACATAAAAAATAGTCACTTGATAAAACATCAGAAtagaaaacatacaaaacaaattaatgtaGTAGCATTACaatcaacaaaatacaaatctaAATAAGATAAAGAACACAGTTTgatttaatactaaaattatttttccatcaataaaaaaaaattgtcattaaaaaaaaaatgaaaataaattatcatcGACATCTTCCTATTGTAGTCTTGATATGTAAGTTATCAGTGTCACAACCTGACAGTGAAAATTATCCGCTTTTCATACATTTCTATGTACGGCTTAAAAACAACTTAAATTAACAATTCAGtgttaaacattgaaaaaaaaatctgtgagGTTCACATCTTCGTAACAAAATTGAACACACAGTTTTGAAAAGAGCTGTTACTTGGCAGTCCTCGATATTTTCCTTCTGGTTTTGAAACATTAAATGCATTTTCtgtattttcaatatcaacTTGTGCAGGAAGGATTGCACGAGTATCGGTTAATGGTTTGGGATCCTCAAGTTTTATCTGCTTATTAGATGGATTCAAAATGTTAGAGACATCTTTTAGCATAGAATCCGCAGGTCTTTTGTAGGTACGAACAGCCTTTTCACTCCTGTGACCTGTTCTATCCATTATCATCTGCTCACTGACTCCTGCTTGGTACAATCTAGTTGCAAGTGTTCTTTTCCCAGAGTGGTTACTAAAATTCCCCTTTAATTCTCCCTTTTGGCATATTGTCTTCATGAGTGACCCTAATCTATTAGCGCCCAGTATGTGGTCAAACTTAACAGAACCATCTGATAAAACAGGTCTTCGATAAAAAGGACTGCTAACAGATTTATCAATTTCGTATATTGCATTCATATAAATCTGATACGATTGAAGGGTCTGACAATCCTTCTCTAAATATTGTCTGACAGATTTTGGTGCAATATAGCGATGGCGTAGCCCTCCGTTATACGTTTTATTATCCTTACCCCGGAATTCTATATAGTTTCCGTTATCATCTTCTCCTAACTGTATTTGTGAAATTTGCAGATTACGGTGCTCGTCACGACCACGTAGACCAAAATATTTACAGTTGTAGAAAAAAACAGTATGCAATAAACTTTCGGATGAATGATTACCAAACACAGACTTGTCCCACAAAATTTCTTCCTGTTCAACTGAAATTGGATCTGCTTGTTTAACATTTATACCATACCCATCTGATGTTAATTTTTTCATCTGTGCGTCAAGTATTTGTCTAAACCTCAGAAATCTGTCATCAGACTCGTTCAAAAAGTTAAGATTAGAAACACCTTGTGACCGCATTCCTCTTAGAAGTCCAGTTACAAGAAGATAAAGTGTTTTCGCTGGATATTTCTCTCCATTCTTTTTTCGAACTTCTACTACAAATTTTCCTAAAAAGCTGTTAATATCTTGAACAGACAAATCCTTCAGGTTTGGTATAATTAAACCACTACCAATTTTAGAATTCTTCCAGTCTTCATAGACATTAACTGCCCATTTTGTGGCtttctttgtgtttttgttCTCAGCATCTTCAATAAGTGTATCAATTTCATTGTCTGTCATTTCTGCAAACCTTGATTCGACTCCTAGTTCCTGATCTTTAGGTTCTTCATCCTAAAATGAGATAATATCACATAATTTAACACATGGCAGAGGCAAAATCCggcagtggcaaatatttcatgaatgttccgGATGAgaacaattaaacaataaaattagtCGGTAGTTTCCTAAAATGATTATATCAAGGGTCTAAGTAGCGGGCCAGACCTTTTTATTAACGGGGGAGGGCTGACTGACCTAAAAGGAGGGGGGCgcgtcatgcttcagtgattccatatataattaaccatttttttccacaaaagaGAGACCCGGGACTCCATCCCTTGGATCTGTCTATAGGTCCACACCTCAAATCATGAAATAATGGGAACTTTTTATTAAAGGGGGAGGGCTGACTGACCTAAAAGGAGGGGGCGCgcgtcatgcttcaatgattctcTATataattaaccattttttttccacaaaagaGGGACCCGGGACTCCATCCCTTGGATCCGTCTATGGGTCCACACCTCAAATCAGATAAATCATGCAATAATGGGTCTGCGCGAGGCagataattctaaaaaaaaagacgtACCTTGACATTTTTGATCTTTCCGTTTTCCGAAGGAACTTGCAACCATAGATCTAAGTCTAGTCCTAGGTCAAATGAAACAGCTGAGGTGTTGATAAAATCTCCAGATGCATTCTCATCCATCACATTACTAGGAAACTCTCCAAAAAAGTCCTCTATATTTACATTTCTCAGTTCCATTTCATCCTCCAATGTTTCTAATACTTGTGATAAGATCATATCATCCTCCGATAATTCATGATGAAATCCATCCATTGCAACGTCTTGTTGGGCGAATGTGATTTATGCGGGAAAATTGTTGACGTCGTTGACGTCAtgtgttaaaacagttattggccaatcaaatcggtatatgttttaatttgcacaGCACGAGATGACCCAATAACCCGAACTCCTTCGTCGTTCGGGTTAAACAGGGTCACTCGAGCTGTGCAAATTAAATCCCATATACCGACTTGCTTGGTCAATAACTATAACatataatagaaaaaagtaaatccAAGGGAAAAATATGTACGGCtgaatttattgaattataaggAAAAGGAAGATATGGGGGGTCAGATATGAACACTAAATCCGATAATGCAgttttatagattatcgttgattatctcaacgagattgattttctcgcttgagctggtacagcgaaagtgagaaaagcaatcgagttgagatgaccaatgagaatctgtttatcgctattttacctatgacgacgttgtcaatttcaatgtcaatttcgttagcaacgccacgtggcctccttagtttctagcgataatttttccatctcaagcgagaagcatgatatgaaaattatcacaaaaaagatcaaaggaaaaatgcacataATAGCGATAAATAAAGTTATTGACGGAAACTTGTTCATTTCGCACAGAATTTTAGTATAAACGTGATATAAGAGGCAAACAAcatatgacatatgaaaatTTGGTATACGTGATTTTCATTTGGAGCAATGAATTGAAAGGATTGCACTTTTGGAATATGGGATATAGCTTATCCATCCTTTTTCTCATCAAATAGAGATATATAGGTAAATTTATCCTAGATATTAACCTGtaagtttctttatttatttgtatatgcgTTAATGTCATCGTTAAACTGGGCATTTACAGttttaacacacaaaataccattgaaatgctgaaagacacatttattatgtttcagttactattatccgattaagaaaattacgattatcaaagaagaaaaatactatagagttacgattatcatcccgaatttttcaacggctattttcacagcgcttagacaattccagtgcaccattacgattcaaatatgatgtaatggtatggataaaccttgcagctgagtaactattgacaaaagcatgcta includes these proteins:
- the LOC134686284 gene encoding uncharacterized protein KIAA1958-like, with product MDGFHHELSEDDMILSQVLETLEDEMELRNVNIEDFFGEFPSNVMDENASGDFINTSAVSFDLGLDLDLWLQVPSENGKIKNVKDEEPKDQELGVESRFAEMTDNEIDTLIEDAENKNTKKATKWAVNVYEDWKNSKIGSGLIIPNLKDLSVQDINSFLGKFVVEVRKKNGEKYPAKTLYLLVTGLLRGMRSQGVSNLNFLNESDDRFLRFRQILDAQMKKLTSDGYGINVKQADPISVEQEEILWDKSVFGNHSSESLLHTVFFYNCKYFGLRGRDEHRNLQISQIQLGEDDNGNYIEFRGKDNKTYNGGLRHRYIAPKSVRQYLEKDCQTLQSYQIYMNAIYEIDKSVSSPFYRRPVLSDGSVKFDHILGANRLGSLMKTICQKGELKGNFSNHSGKRTLATRLYQAGVSEQMIMDRTGHRSEKAVRTYKRPADSMLKDVSNILNPSNKQIKLEDPKPLTDTRAILPAQVDIENTENAFNVSKPEGKYRGLPSNSSFQNCVFNFVTKM